GTGCGCCAGCGTTATCTAGCCTTGCTCAGTGTGTTTGCCAGCCTTCCTGCGATGGCGCTCACTTTCCAGACCCGTCTGGAGAGCATTGAGTGGACGGTCGAAGGTGACAAGTTCGAGTGCCGGCTGAGTCAGCCGATCACCGATTTTGGCAGCGGCGAATTCGTGCGCAAGGCGGGCGAGCAGGCTACGTTCCGGCTCAAGGCGTATAACCCGATGCTCGGTGGTGGCTCCGCGACGTTGTTGGCGGCTGCGGCGCCGTGGCAGCCGGGACGGGGCGACATCAATCTGGGCTCGGTCCGGATCGGCAGTGGCGACGTGTTGTTCAATAGCTCCCAAATACAGGCGGGCCGTCTGATCAGCGGGCTGATGGAGGGACGCAGTCCGGTGATTCGACGCAATACCGAGGATGGGCGCGTATCCGAAGTCCGGCTGCTGCCTGTGCGCTTTAACAAGGCGTTCAACGATTACCAGGGCTGTGTAGCGAAACTGTTGCCGAAGAACTTCGAGCAGATCAAGCAGATCCAGATCGGTTTTCCGGGCGAGGGGGTTGAGCTCGACGCCCAGGCCAAGGCCCAGTTGCAGGTCATGCTCGACTTCATCAAGGCTGACCCGAGCGTCAATCATGTCGAGCTTGACGGCCATTCCGACAACAGCGGCAATCGTCTGACCAACCGGGAGTTGTCACGTCGTCGTGCGCTGGCGGTCATGGATTTCTTCAAGGCCAACGGTTTCCAGGAGTCCCAATTTACCGTGCGTTTCCACGGCGAGCGCTATCCGCTGGTTCCCAACACCAACGCAGCCAATCGGGCCAAGAATCGCCGTGTCGTCGTTCAGCTCGAGCGTGTAGCGGCTACCCAGGCCCCGGCTCCTCAGCCACCAACAGCCGCGCCAGCGCCAGCTACTCCTGCCGTGGCGCCCGCTGCTGCGCCGGGCAAGGCACCGACGCCGGTTGCTCCGGCCAAGACGGCTGCGCCTGCCGCGGCAACTGCACGCACTTCCTGACCCCGTCCTGATCGTCGCTCAATCGACATAATCTGTCGCTTCGTCGTCATAAGCTGTCGCGCCTCTGTAAATTATCCGCGCTGGACGTTAGACTTCCCGGCTTTCCGTACAACCCGTGGAGTGATGGCATGGCGGACGTAAACAAGGTCGTTCTGGCGTATTCCGGCGGCCTGGACACTTCGGTGATCCTCAAGTGGCTGCAGGACACTTATAACTGCGAAGTGGTGACCTTCACCGCGGACCTGGGGCAGGGCGAAGAAGTCGAGCCTGCACGCGCCAAGGCCCAGGCCATGGGCGTCAAAGAAATCTACATCGATGACCTGCGCGAAGAGTTCGTCCGTGACTTCGTGTTCCCGATGTTCCGCGCCAACACCGTTTACGAAGGCGAGTATCTGCTAGGTACCTCCATCGCCCGTCCGCTGATTGCCAAGCGCCTGATCGAAATCGCCAACGAAACCGGCGCTGACGCCATTTCCCATGGCGCCACCGGTAAAGGTAACGACCAGGTGCGTTTCGAACTGGGTGCCTATGCCCTCAAGCCCGGCGTGAAAGTCATCGCCCCGTGGCGTGAGTGGGACCTGCTGTCCCGTGAAAAACTGATGGACTACGCCGAGAAGCATGCGATTCCGATCGAGCGCCACGGCAAGAAGAAATCGCCGTACTCGATGGATGCCAACCTGCTGCACATCTCCTATGAAGGCGGCGTGCTGGAAGACACCTGGACCGAGCACGAAGAAGACATGTGGCGCTGGACCGTCTCCCCTGAGAAGGCTCCTGATACCCCGCAATACCTGGAACTGACCTACCGCAACGGTGACATCGTCGCGCTGGACGGCGTGGAAATGAGCCCGGCCACCGTGCTCGCGACCCTGAACCGTATCGGCGGCGAGCATGGCATCGGTCGCCTGGACATCGTCGAGAACCGTTATGTCGGCATGAAGTCCCGTGGCTGCTACGAAACCCCAGGCGGCACCATCATGCTGCGCGCTCACCGGGCGATCGAATCGATCACCCTGGATCGCGAAGTGGCTCACTTGAAGGACGAGTTGATGCCCAAGTACGCCAGCCTGATCTACACCGGCTACTGGTGGAGCCCGGAGCGTCTGATGCTGCAACAGATGATCGATGCCTCCCAGGTCAACGTGAACGGTGTCGTGCGCCTGAAGTTGTACAAGGGCAACGTGATCGTGACCGGGCGCAAGTCCGACGATTCGCTGTTCGATGCCAACATCGCGACCTTCGAAGAAGACGGCGGTGCCTACAACCAGGCCGACGCGGCCGGTTTCATCAAGCTCAACGCCTTGCGTATGCGTATCGCGGCGAACAAGGGTCGCAAGCTGTTCTGATCTGATCCGGTTCAATGAAAAACGGCCTGCCATGAGCAGGCCGTTTTTTTGTCCGTCGAACAGGGTCACGGTTTTCTTCTCCGACGAAGACGCATCAAATGACGCTGGTTTTTCCTCCCTCGACGTAATGCATGGCCGCGTCGGCCGGCGGAGCCGTTCGTGGTCTTTTTGAGGTGTTTGCTTTTATGAAGGTCCGAAGGGGTATACAGAGAACGGTAATTAAAGTTGAGTGTGAGAAAAAACAGCAGCGACAAGTAAAAAGGAAAACCGATCAGGAACCAGATATAGCATTCACGATCTTCATCATCCAGGAAGGGCAAGGCTATCGCTGCGGATGTTTCTGATAACGTTGCCAGTATGGCAATCAACGTCATGGGGTTGGTAATGGTTCTTTGAGTGGTGTTCATAATAAGTGCTCATGGATAATTTTATGCTCGGTGATTGAAGTTTTAATCGAATGGGTTTGATGTGTTGGCTCTAAACAAAACAGCCTGGCCAAAAAAGCGCAATGATGTCTTTTAAGTCGAGGGTGTTGAGCCATTCTTTTTATACAGAAGCTGATTCGATTGAGTGAGATTTTTACCGTTTGTCTATAAATAAATCAGTTACTTTTTATGAATATGTTGTCGATGTGAACTGAAATGTGTTTTGTTGTGCAGGAAAGGTCGCGTCATTCATAGGAGGGTCGGTGCGTCAGATTCGCCGCTTCGATTTTTTCGGAAAATTCATGCCACATTATTTTGCGGATTATTTGTAGGAATTTTCTGTGATGTTTGTAGGTTATGTCTTTCGCTGCGAGCGCTCAGGGGGAGCGGCATGCCAAGGGAAAATGACTAGGCTATTGTGCATGCTCTAAAAATTCGAACAGCGAAATTGGATTTGCCCATGAATAAAGTGCTGATCGTGGATGATCACCCCGTCATTCGTCTTGCTGTACGTTTACTAATGGAGCGTCATGGATATGAAGTTATCGCCGAAACGGATAATGGCGTTGATGCATTACAGATTGCCCGGGAACAAATGCCCGATATCGTTATCCTGGATATTGGAATTCCGAAGTTGGATGGGTTGGAAGTCATCGCACGCCTGACCGTCAATCCTTCACCCTTGAAAGTATTGGTATTGACGTCCCAGGCTCCCGGGCATTTTTCGATGCGTTGCATGCAGACGGGGGCAGCGGGCTATGTTTGCAAACAACAGGACCTGACCGAGTTGTTAAGTGCAATAAAGGCCGTGCTGTCGGGTTACAGTTACTTTCCCAACCAGGCGCTGCACACGGTACGTTCAAGTCTTGGCAATGCCAGTGAGTCCGAGATGGTGAACCGTTTGTCCGGGAGAGAAATGATGGTCCTGCAGCAACTGGCTCGCGGAAAAACCAATAAGGAAATAGCGGACGCGATGTTCCTGAGCAACAAGACCGTCAGCACCTACAAGACCCGCCTGTTGTTGAAACTCAACGCCCGCTCGCTGGTCGACCTGATCGAATTGGCCCAGCGAAATGGATTGGTCTGAGTTCAGGGCCACAGGCACACGGTAAAAAGCCTCCACCAGGGAGGCTTTTACGTGTCAGAGGTCAAAATCGTAATCGGCCAGTTGCTTCTGCAAGCGACGCTCTTCCAGGAGGTTATCGATGGTGCGGCGTTTGCTCAGGTTGGTTTTTGCCACTTCCACCACCACCGGTTCCGCGTCGTCAGCCTCAACGGCGATGAAATCGTCTTCTACATCCAGTTGTTCTTTGCCAGTACTCATGGGTTCGGCTCCAGGCTAAGACTGCCATTCGCGCTCCTTATAGCGATAAACCACCGGCGGGTAAAAAAGATTTTTTCAATCGACGGATAAACAAAAGCAATAGCGCATCAATCGTCGGATGTCTTGTGCTTGTACTCGCACAGGTCTTCGATCCGGCAGCTCCCGCAACGGGGCTTGCGCGCCAGGCAGACGTAACGTCCATGCAGGATCAGCCAATGATGGGAATCCAGGAGGTATTCCTTGGGAACGAATTTCATCAGCTTCTTTTCCACTTCTACTACGTCCTTGCCCGGGGCCAGTCCAGTTCGGTTACTGACGCGGAAAATGTGCGTGTCGACTGCCATCGTCAATTGCCGGAAAGCGGTATTGAGCACCACGTTCGCAGTCTTGCGGCCGACGCCCGGAAGGGCTTCCAGCTCTTCGCGGGTCTGGGGGATCTCGCCGCCGTGGCGCTCGATCAGCAGGCGACAGGTCTCGATCACGTTTTTTGCCTTGCTGTTGAACAGCCCGATGGTCTTGATGTATTCGGACAGCCCTTCGACGCCCAGGGCATGGATCGCTTGTGGCGTATTGGCCACAGGAAACAATTTGGCCGTAGCCTTGTTGACGCCAACATCGGTGGATTGGGCCGACAGAATTACCGCGATCAGCAGCTCGAACGGAGAGGAGTAGGCCAGTTCGGTCTTCGGCTCCGGGTTGTCTTCATGAAAGCGACGAAATATTTCCAGGCGTTTTGCGGCGTTCATGGGCGCGGCTTTTCCTCTAGGGGTGAACGGGGCGGAGTGGAAGTCCAAGCTTGGTAGGCGGCGAGCAACAGGCCGAGCAGGATGAATCCGCCGGGGACGAGCAGGGCCAATGGGACGCCTGCGCCGATCATCTCGCGCAGAGCGCCCAGGCTGGTGATCAGCAGGCCGAATTGTCCCGCCAGCCTGAGATAAGCAAGCATGCGGGTCTCGACGACTGTCAGGCGTTCCAGTGTCACGCAGCTCAGCGCGATCCATCCGATATACAAACTCAACGCGTCGTGCCGTTCCAACATCCAGGCTTGTGCCAGCAAGTCTGCGCAAGCGGTCATTGTGGCTGCCAGGACGATGGATGCGAGGAGTTGCTGGCGGACTGAGAGGCGTGTCCTTAAAAATGTCATTGCCGAGCCGTGGGCGAGGCTGATCAAAACCCAGGCAACCCATAGGGCCAGCGCATTGACCAACGAGTCGCTGGCGCCTACCAGGGGAACGAGCACGAGGCCGCGGGACCAGGACGCAGGCTTAATCATGCTCTATCGCTCCGGTCAATTGAACCGTGTGCTCGTCGAAGTAACGCAGCGCATCGTGGACCGCTTCAAGGACTGCCCGGGACGTCACCGTCGCGCCAGCCAGTTGATCGAATTGGCCCTGGTCCTTCTTCAAGGCCCAACCTTCATCCGTTGGCGCCTGGCGCGTCTTGCCCTGGAACATCTGTAGCCAGCTGTTCGGCCAACCGGCGATCGCCGCGCCCAGGCCGGGGGTTTCCGACTGGCGCAGGGTCTTCACGCCCAGCAGTCGGCCGGTGGGGTCGATGGCGACCAATAATTCGATACTGCCTTCATAACCCAGTGCCTGACTGCGCAAGAGCACAGCCGTGGGCTGGCCGCCGCGGGTCGCCAGGTAACCGTTCAGCAGCGTGCTGTGGGGCAATACCACAGGGGCTGCGACAACAGACTGCG
This genomic interval from Pseudomonas alvandae contains the following:
- a CDS encoding flagellar protein MotY — encoded protein: MRQRYLALLSVFASLPAMALTFQTRLESIEWTVEGDKFECRLSQPITDFGSGEFVRKAGEQATFRLKAYNPMLGGGSATLLAAAAPWQPGRGDINLGSVRIGSGDVLFNSSQIQAGRLISGLMEGRSPVIRRNTEDGRVSEVRLLPVRFNKAFNDYQGCVAKLLPKNFEQIKQIQIGFPGEGVELDAQAKAQLQVMLDFIKADPSVNHVELDGHSDNSGNRLTNRELSRRRALAVMDFFKANGFQESQFTVRFHGERYPLVPNTNAANRAKNRRVVVQLERVAATQAPAPQPPTAAPAPATPAVAPAAAPGKAPTPVAPAKTAAPAAATARTS
- the nth gene encoding endonuclease III, with translation MNAAKRLEIFRRFHEDNPEPKTELAYSSPFELLIAVILSAQSTDVGVNKATAKLFPVANTPQAIHALGVEGLSEYIKTIGLFNSKAKNVIETCRLLIERHGGEIPQTREELEALPGVGRKTANVVLNTAFRQLTMAVDTHIFRVSNRTGLAPGKDVVEVEKKLMKFVPKEYLLDSHHWLILHGRYVCLARKPRCGSCRIEDLCEYKHKTSDD
- a CDS encoding argininosuccinate synthase; translated protein: MADVNKVVLAYSGGLDTSVILKWLQDTYNCEVVTFTADLGQGEEVEPARAKAQAMGVKEIYIDDLREEFVRDFVFPMFRANTVYEGEYLLGTSIARPLIAKRLIEIANETGADAISHGATGKGNDQVRFELGAYALKPGVKVIAPWREWDLLSREKLMDYAEKHAIPIERHGKKKSPYSMDANLLHISYEGGVLEDTWTEHEEDMWRWTVSPEKAPDTPQYLELTYRNGDIVALDGVEMSPATVLATLNRIGGEHGIGRLDIVENRYVGMKSRGCYETPGGTIMLRAHRAIESITLDREVAHLKDELMPKYASLIYTGYWWSPERLMLQQMIDASQVNVNGVVRLKLYKGNVIVTGRKSDDSLFDANIATFEEDGGAYNQADAAGFIKLNALRMRIAANKGRKLF
- a CDS encoding RnfABCDGE type electron transport complex subunit G, which produces MKKTAGIAILTLLAGLGIGATYLVQINTTARIEAQRQIIANRTLLDVLPAGQYDNQPLAQSVVAAPVVLPHSTLLNGYLATRGGQPTAVLLRSQALGYEGSIELLVAIDPTGRLLGVKTLRQSETPGLGAAIAGWPNSWLQMFQGKTRQAPTDEGWALKKDQGQFDQLAGATVTSRAVLEAVHDALRYFDEHTVQLTGAIEHD
- a CDS encoding PA3496 family putative envelope integrity protein — encoded protein: MSTGKEQLDVEDDFIAVEADDAEPVVVEVAKTNLSKRRTIDNLLEERRLQKQLADYDFDL
- a CDS encoding Rnf-Nqr domain containing protein; translation: MIKPASWSRGLVLVPLVGASDSLVNALALWVAWVLISLAHGSAMTFLRTRLSVRQQLLASIVLAATMTACADLLAQAWMLERHDALSLYIGWIALSCVTLERLTVVETRMLAYLRLAGQFGLLITSLGALREMIGAGVPLALLVPGGFILLGLLLAAYQAWTSTPPRSPLEEKPRP
- a CDS encoding response regulator transcription factor; amino-acid sequence: MNKVLIVDDHPVIRLAVRLLMERHGYEVIAETDNGVDALQIAREQMPDIVILDIGIPKLDGLEVIARLTVNPSPLKVLVLTSQAPGHFSMRCMQTGAAGYVCKQQDLTELLSAIKAVLSGYSYFPNQALHTVRSSLGNASESEMVNRLSGREMMVLQQLARGKTNKEIADAMFLSNKTVSTYKTRLLLKLNARSLVDLIELAQRNGLV